Genomic segment of Thermoplasmata archaeon:
CTCCTGGAAGACATTAGGAAGAATCTGCAATGAAGATCAGAATGTTCATCTCGGTCCCGATCAAAGACAAGGAACCTCTGAAAACGGTACTCGATGATGTGAATTCACTGCCTAACGTGAGGCCTTCCCCGCTCTCACAGATGCATATCACCATGAGGTTCATCGGGGACATCGATGACGGAAAGATAAAGAAGGTTGTGAAAGCCGTGACTGATGCCGTCGAAGGGATGGAGCCGTTCGAAGTGACGATAAAAGGTGCCGGATGTTTTCCCAAACCCCAGAGGCCTTCCGTTATCTGGATAGGTGCAGAGCCCAGCGACATTCTGAAGAGGATCTCGGACGGGATCGCAGCGAATCTGAAAGCTGCCAACATATCCTTCGATGAGAAACCCTTCAAAAGCCATATCACGGTCGGAAGATGCACTGGTCCTATGGATCCGAGACCATTCATCGAAAGATACTCCGAAAAGGAGATAGAATCGTTCCTGTGCGATGAGGTGCTCGTGATGAGGTCGGAACTGAGTCCGCAGGGCGCTAAGCATACCGTCCTAGCTAGAGTCCCTATCGGTTTGTCATATTGACCGCAGCATCACACCTTTATATTCTGTCCCAACGAAACACTTCCCTGTGATACCTTGCTTATCAGATTGAAGGGAAACAACAAGGGAGGGATAGAGGGCCTTCCGC
This window contains:
- the thpR gene encoding RNA 2',3'-cyclic phosphodiesterase, yielding MKIRMFISVPIKDKEPLKTVLDDVNSLPNVRPSPLSQMHITMRFIGDIDDGKIKKVVKAVTDAVEGMEPFEVTIKGAGCFPKPQRPSVIWIGAEPSDILKRISDGIAANLKAANISFDEKPFKSHITVGRCTGPMDPRPFIERYSEKEIESFLCDEVLVMRSELSPQGAKHTVLARVPIGLSY